A single window of Candidatus Kaelpia aquatica DNA harbors:
- a CDS encoding Lrp/AsnC ligand binding domain-containing protein, whose amino-acid sequence MARAYLKINVEPGEEKEVIQKMKSFENVVDVDLTSGEQDVIAQIKASNYEELMRFVVTELRAINGITKTITNLILD is encoded by the coding sequence ATGGCCAGAGCTTATTTGAAAATTAACGTAGAGCCGGGTGAAGAAAAAGAAGTTATCCAAAAAATGAAGTCTTTTGAAAACGTAGTCGATGTAGACCTAACCTCTGGCGAGCAGGATGTTATAGCCCAGATCAAAGCTTCTAATTACGAAGAGCTGATGAGGTTCGTTGTAACAGAGCTGCGTGCAATAAATGGTATTACTAAGACAATTACCAATCTGATATTGGATTAG
- a CDS encoding translation elongation factor-like protein, translated as MPEEWIEIGIITNFYAKPSAAIIEITAKSLKSGDRIKIKGHTTDFEMDVNSMQVEHQIVSEILPGQIVGLGVKERVRLHDRVFKLRRD; from the coding sequence ATGCCTGAAGAATGGATCGAGATAGGTATCATTACAAATTTTTATGCAAAACCTTCTGCTGCTATTATAGAGATTACAGCTAAAAGCTTGAAGTCTGGTGATAGGATTAAAATAAAAGGTCATACAACCGATTTTGAGATGGATGTGAACTCTATGCAGGTTGAACATCAGATTGTCAGTGAGATCTTGCCGGGGCAGATTGTAGGCCTAGGAGTTAAAGAGCGGGTTCGTTTGCATGACAGGGTCTTTAAATTGAGAAGAGATTAG